The stretch of DNA ATCAAATGCAACTCCCTGGTGAGAGGATGTTTTGGTTATGTTGTTTAATACAGGCCTGTCAACAAATCTTACTTTGACACCGCTTTTAGATGCTAGTCCTGTGATTGTTTCTATTCTAGGGTTTTCCTTGGCTTTGTCTATGATTATCTCTTTTATGTTTCTTAGGTGTTTTGAGTTAAGGACTTCAAGCGTAGGGTTTATACCAAAGAATATCATAACATCTACTTTCCGAAGAAAAATGTAAACATTTCTGGTAACTGTTCAGCCCAAGTTCGTTCATTATGCCCCTTGTTGGTAGATATCAGGTAGTATAGGTTTTTACCTTCTATCCAGCCTCTTTCCTTTAGCTTTTCATAAAGCTTTTTTGTCTCGCTTAAGAACATAGCATCAATATCAGTCGTGCCACAGGATAGGAATATCTTAAAATCAGGCTTGTCTGGTAATTCTTTCTCAATTATATAGTCAAAAACCCTATAGGGTTTTTCCTTAAACTGCTGAGAATTTGTTGGGTAATGCCCACCTGATAGAGAAGCTATAAGCCCAAACTTAGAGGGATTGTTGAATGCTATGTGTAGTGACGCTCCAGCGCCAAAACTTGAACCCGCTATTGCTGTGTTCTCCCTTCCTTTTTTGATTCTGAAGTTCTTTTCTACAAAAGGCATAACTTCGTTTACAACAAAATCCATATAGGCAAGTGATTTTTTCTGATTTTCTTCAATCAGTTTAATACCATCTTCGTTAGTTGGTATTCCATAAAGTGTTGAGAAACCTACATATTCTTTTGGCCTCTCGCCGGAATTTGCTATACCCACTACAATCACCGGCTCAATTCTGTTGTTTTTGATAAGAGTATCAAGAATTGTATCAACTTTCCATCCCCCAAAGGGTAACCCTTCCCCATCCCATAGGTTCTGCCCATCCTGCATATATATAACAGGATAGAATGATTTTGAACTATTATACCCCAGGGGTAAGTATATCCATAACTTTCTTTTTTCCAACCTTGAGATTTTTGTTTGTGGTTCAA from Brevinematia bacterium encodes:
- a CDS encoding RNA methyltransferase substrate-binding domain-containing protein, coding for MIFFGINPTLEVLNSKHLRNIKEIIIDKAKENPRIETITGLASKSGVKVRFVDRPVLNNITKTSSHQGVAFD
- a CDS encoding alpha/beta hydrolase-fold protein, which encodes MKKFCTALAFLTLVLNNQLSLGQDIEKILREIQSKETKLEANSFVSNTILPLELPILKDNEIIFLYFQARGKSPEDVEIILYIGDKFTTNAMERVGISDLFVFKTNFGNSDLIDYVFKVKFSEISRRLFNDPQNKKVALRGNLIMSRVTNKNYLGSLILTYEIEPQTKISRLEKRKLWIYLPLGYNSSKSFYPVIYMQDGQNLWDGEGLPFGGWKVDTILDTLIKNNRIEPVIVVGIANSGERPKEYVGFSTLYGIPTNEDGIKLIEENQKKSLAYMDFVVNEVMPFVEKNFRIKKGRENTAIAGSSFGAGASLHIAFNNPSKFGLIASLSGGHYPTNSQQFKEKPYRVFDYIIEKELPDKPDFKIFLSCGTTDIDAMFLSETKKLYEKLKERGWIEGKNLYYLISTNKGHNERTWAEQLPEMFTFFFGK